In the Nerophis ophidion isolate RoL-2023_Sa linkage group LG19, RoL_Noph_v1.0, whole genome shotgun sequence genome, one interval contains:
- the LOC133538139 gene encoding LOW QUALITY PROTEIN: trace amine-associated receptor 13c-like (The sequence of the model RefSeq protein was modified relative to this genomic sequence to represent the inferred CDS: inserted 1 base in 1 codon; substituted 1 base at 1 genomic stop codon) — MESVGASELCYPDLNASCRVPRQPPVQALLIYVLLSCVSMVTVALNSLVIFSISYFRXSHAFLAGQSXLLMLSSLAARQLHTPTNLLLLSLAVSDLLVGALLMPVEIMYTEACWFLGDVACTLYYVADYVITSASVANMVLISVDRYVAICHPLSYPSRVTKRRVKICVGLCWLCSMVYRLVLLNEHLEEPGRSISCLGECVVVIANAAGSTDLVMTFVLPILAILVLYLRVFGVAVAQAHVMRSRVGAGMVQRVKKSEMKAARTLGIVVLVFLICFCPYYFPTLAGENTSMNAASATFAIWLAHSNSCLNPFIYALFYPWFRKAVKRVFTLQILKAGSRDANIL; from the exons ATGGAGAGCGTCGGGGCGTCGGAGCTGTGCTACCCGGACCTGAACGCCTCGTGCCGGGTGCCCAGACAGCCGCCCGTGCAGGCCCTGCTGATCTACGTGCTGCTGTCCtgcgtctccatggtgacggtggCTCTCAACAGCCTGGTCATCTTCTCCATCTCCTACTTCAGGTGATCACACGCGTTCCTCGCAGGCCAGA GTTTGCTGATGTTGTCGTCCCTCGCCGCCAGGCAGCTTCACACGCCCACCAACCTGCTGCTGCTGTCGCTGGCCGTGTCCGACCTGCTGGTGGGCGCCCTGCTCATGCCCGTGGAGATCATGTATACGGAGGCCTGCTGGTTCCTGGGCGACGTGGCGTGCACGCTGTACTACGTGGCCGACTACGTGATCACGTCGGCGTCGGTGGCCAACATGGTGCTGATCTCGGTGGACCGCTACGTGGCCATCTGCCATCCGCTCTCCTACCCCAGCCGCGTCACCAAGAGGCGGGTGAAGATCTGCGTGGGCCTGTGCTGGCTCTGCTCCATGGTCTACAGGCTGGTGCTACTCAACGAGCACTTGGAGGAGCCAGGCAGGTCCATCTCCTGCCTGGGGGAGTGCGTGGTGGTCATCGCCAACGCGGCGGGCTCCACGGACCTGGTCATGACCTTCGTGCTGCCCATTCTAGCCATCCTGGTGCTCTATCTGAGGGTATTCGGCGTGGCCGTGGCTCAGGCCCACGTCATGCGCTCTCGAGTGGGCGCCGGCATGGTGCAGCGCGTGAAGAAGAGCGAGATGAAGGCGGCCAGGACCTTGGGCATCGTGGTGCTGGTCTTCCTCATCTGCTTCTGCCCGTACTACTTTCCCACCCTGGCGGGAGAGAACACCTCCATGAACGCCGCCTCGGCCACCTTCGCGATCTGGCTGGCCCACTCCAACTCTTGCCTCAACCCCTTCATCTACGCCCTCTTCTACCCGTGGTTCCGCAAAGCCGTGAAGCGCGTCTTCACGCTGCAGATCCTCAAAGCAGGCTCTAGAGACGCCAACATCTTGTAG